A section of the Bryobacteraceae bacterium genome encodes:
- the aroG gene encoding phospho-2-dehydro-3-deoxyheptonate aldolase encodes MPYRTDDVRIQQIYELITPQALLDEFPLHEEGARLVYESRQTIHNLLYGRDLRLAVIAGPCSIHDVAAAEDYAGRLLELARQYRDALFVIMRVYFEKPRTTVGWKGLINDPFLDGSFQINEGLRRARGLLLRLTEMGVPCATEFLDMITPQYIGDLISYGAIGARTTESQVHRELASGLSCPVGFKNGTDGNFKIAIDAVRAARISHHFLSVTKAGHSAIVCTKGNRDCHVILRGGKLPNFDEQSIETVLLSLRGAKLPDRVVVDCSHANSLKNYRLQGAVARNLAMQISAGQTGIFGVMLESFLVAGRQDLVPGQPLVYGQSITDGCIDLEETRQIFDVLAEAAIRRMAAVQTAS; translated from the coding sequence ATGCCCTACCGTACTGACGACGTCCGCATCCAGCAGATCTACGAGCTCATCACGCCCCAGGCGCTGCTCGATGAGTTCCCGCTTCATGAGGAAGGCGCCCGGCTGGTGTATGAGTCGCGGCAGACCATCCACAACCTGCTGTACGGACGCGACCTGAGACTGGCCGTGATTGCCGGCCCCTGCTCCATTCACGACGTCGCCGCCGCCGAAGACTACGCGGGGCGGCTGCTCGAGCTGGCCCGGCAGTACCGCGACGCGCTGTTCGTCATCATGCGCGTCTACTTTGAAAAGCCGCGCACCACGGTGGGCTGGAAGGGGCTGATCAACGACCCGTTCCTCGATGGCAGTTTCCAGATCAACGAAGGCCTGCGCCGCGCCCGCGGCCTGCTGCTGCGGCTCACCGAGATGGGCGTGCCCTGCGCCACCGAGTTCCTCGACATGATCACGCCGCAGTACATCGGCGACCTCATCTCCTACGGGGCCATTGGCGCGCGCACGACCGAGAGCCAGGTGCACCGCGAACTGGCCAGCGGCCTGTCGTGTCCCGTCGGCTTCAAGAACGGCACCGACGGCAACTTCAAAATCGCCATCGACGCCGTGCGCGCCGCGCGCATTTCGCATCATTTTCTCTCCGTCACCAAGGCCGGCCATTCCGCCATTGTCTGCACAAAAGGCAACCGCGACTGCCACGTGATCCTGCGCGGCGGCAAGCTGCCCAACTTCGACGAGCAGTCCATCGAGACGGTCCTGCTCAGCCTGCGTGGCGCGAAGCTCCCGGACCGTGTGGTGGTGGACTGCTCTCACGCCAATTCGCTGAAGAACTATCGGCTCCAGGGCGCCGTGGCGCGCAATCTGGCCATGCAGATCTCCGCCGGCCAGACGGGCATCTTCGGCGTGATGCTCGAGTCGTTCCTCGTCGCCGGCCGCCAGGATCTTGTGCCCGGCCAGCCGCTTGTCTACGGCCAGTCCATCACCGACGGCTGCATTGATCTGGAAGAGACGCGCCAGATCTTCGATGTGCTGGCCGAGGCCGCCATTCGCCGCATGGCCGCCGTCCAGACCGCTTCATAG
- the uvrA gene encoding UvrABC system protein A — protein MIDRISVHGARVHNLKNVSVVIPRNSFTVITGLSGSGKSSLAFDTIYAEGQRRYVETLSPYARQFLDQMERPDVDSIDGLSPAISIEQKTTSRSPRSTVGTITEIYDYLRLLWSSIGTPHCPNCGIPITRQNTQQIVEQVMSLPAGERVMILAPIVRGRKGEFKKELEKFARAGFVRARIDGELRSLDEEIRLDRRRNHTIEVVVDRLPLKPDSARRLEASIETATRLANGLVVVAHVGGAEKLYSLKLACPDCGESVPELEPRSFSFNSPYGACEACHGLGASWSFDPLKVIADPSRPLLDGGLGPGGSSVMMHHALQALARQLRIDLNRPFEELPEKHQQALLYGASNLPGVLALLQRAWEDSTENYREYLTDFMSPVECAACQGRRLRPSSLAVKLKGLSIADFTALPVARALETVRSWELSEREQQIAGRILEEVRHRLSFLVEVGLDYLSLDRSAATLSGGESQRIRLATQIGSRLRGVLYVLDEPSIGLHPRDNSRLLETLIRLRDLGNTVVVVEHDEETIERADHVIDLGPGAGRLGGEVIAAGTPAEIAANPRSLTGAYLARRRVIPLPPVRRPGNGLKLVVRGARHHNLKNIDVEFPLGMFVCVTGVSGSGKSTLVHDILYRALAQHLYGAKTPPGLCDRMEGLEHIDKVIEIDQTPIGRSPRSNPATYTGVFTAIRELYAMLPESRERGYRPGRFSFNVKGGRCEACQGDGMKRIEMNFLPDVYVPCDVCRGRRYNSETLAVKFQGVSIADLLEMTIEDALELLKNIPQIQAKLQTLVDVGLGYLHLGQSSTTLSGGEAQRIKLARELSRRQTGKTLYILDEPTTGLHFDDIRKLLDVLNQLVDLGNTVLVIEHQLDVIKSADWIIDLGPEGGERGGTVVAAGPPEHILRFRRSHTARALEKVLKNGKAG, from the coding sequence ATGATTGACCGCATCTCCGTGCACGGGGCGCGGGTCCACAATCTCAAAAACGTCAGCGTTGTCATCCCGCGGAACTCCTTTACCGTGATCACCGGCCTGTCGGGTTCGGGCAAGAGCTCGCTGGCCTTTGACACGATCTATGCGGAAGGGCAGCGCCGCTACGTGGAAACGCTCAGTCCGTACGCGCGGCAGTTTCTCGACCAGATGGAGCGGCCGGACGTCGACTCGATCGACGGCCTCTCGCCGGCGATTTCGATCGAGCAGAAGACCACCAGCCGCAGCCCCCGCTCCACGGTTGGCACGATCACGGAAATCTACGACTACCTGCGCCTGCTGTGGTCCAGTATCGGCACGCCGCACTGCCCCAACTGCGGCATCCCGATCACGCGGCAGAACACGCAGCAGATCGTCGAGCAGGTGATGTCGCTGCCGGCGGGCGAGCGAGTGATGATTCTGGCGCCCATCGTCCGCGGGCGGAAGGGCGAGTTCAAAAAAGAACTGGAAAAGTTTGCCCGCGCCGGGTTCGTGCGCGCACGCATTGATGGCGAGCTGCGGTCGCTCGACGAGGAGATCCGGCTGGACCGTCGCCGCAACCACACCATTGAAGTGGTCGTGGACCGCCTGCCGCTGAAGCCGGACTCGGCCCGGCGGCTCGAAGCATCGATTGAGACCGCCACGCGGCTCGCCAACGGCCTGGTAGTGGTCGCCCATGTCGGCGGTGCCGAGAAGCTGTACTCGCTGAAACTGGCCTGCCCGGACTGCGGCGAAAGCGTGCCCGAACTCGAGCCGCGTTCGTTCTCCTTCAACAGCCCGTATGGCGCCTGCGAGGCCTGTCACGGGCTCGGCGCCTCCTGGTCCTTCGATCCGCTCAAGGTGATCGCCGACCCGTCGCGCCCGCTGCTCGATGGCGGCCTCGGTCCCGGCGGCTCCTCGGTGATGATGCACCACGCCTTGCAGGCGCTGGCCCGCCAGCTCCGCATCGACCTCAACCGTCCGTTCGAAGAGCTGCCGGAGAAGCACCAGCAGGCGCTGCTGTATGGCGCCAGCAACCTGCCCGGCGTCCTGGCCCTTCTCCAGCGGGCCTGGGAGGACTCCACGGAGAACTACCGCGAATACCTCACCGATTTCATGTCGCCGGTGGAATGCGCGGCCTGCCAGGGCCGCCGCCTGCGCCCCTCGAGCCTCGCCGTCAAACTGAAAGGTCTCTCCATCGCCGACTTCACCGCACTGCCGGTGGCGCGCGCGCTCGAAACGGTGCGCTCCTGGGAGCTGAGTGAACGCGAACAGCAGATCGCCGGACGCATCCTCGAAGAGGTCCGCCACCGCCTCTCGTTTCTCGTCGAGGTGGGCCTGGACTATCTCTCGCTGGACCGTTCCGCGGCGACGCTCTCCGGCGGCGAATCGCAGCGCATCCGCCTGGCCACGCAGATCGGCTCGCGCCTGCGCGGCGTGCTCTATGTGCTGGACGAGCCTTCCATCGGGCTTCATCCGCGCGACAACTCGCGACTGCTGGAGACGCTCATCCGGCTGCGCGACCTCGGCAACACGGTGGTGGTTGTCGAGCACGATGAAGAGACGATCGAGCGCGCCGATCATGTCATCGACCTCGGCCCCGGCGCCGGCCGTCTTGGCGGCGAAGTGATTGCCGCCGGGACGCCCGCCGAAATTGCCGCGAACCCGCGCTCGTTGACGGGCGCCTATCTCGCGCGCCGCCGCGTGATTCCGCTGCCGCCAGTGCGGCGGCCGGGCAACGGGCTGAAGCTGGTGGTGCGCGGCGCGCGACATCACAACCTGAAAAACATTGACGTCGAGTTCCCGCTCGGCATGTTTGTCTGCGTCACCGGCGTCAGCGGCAGCGGCAAGTCGACCCTCGTCCACGACATCCTGTACCGCGCGCTGGCCCAGCACCTCTATGGGGCCAAGACGCCGCCCGGCCTGTGTGACCGCATGGAAGGGCTGGAGCACATCGACAAGGTGATCGAGATCGATCAGACGCCCATCGGCCGCTCGCCGCGCTCCAACCCGGCCACCTATACCGGCGTCTTCACGGCCATCCGCGAGCTCTACGCGATGCTGCCCGAGTCGCGCGAGCGCGGCTACAGGCCGGGCCGCTTCTCGTTCAATGTGAAGGGCGGCCGGTGCGAGGCCTGCCAGGGCGACGGCATGAAGCGGATCGAGATGAACTTCCTGCCGGACGTCTACGTGCCCTGCGACGTCTGCCGCGGCCGCCGCTACAACTCCGAAACGCTGGCGGTGAAGTTCCAGGGCGTCTCCATCGCGGACCTGCTGGAGATGACCATCGAGGACGCGCTCGAGCTGCTGAAGAACATCCCGCAAATCCAGGCGAAGCTCCAAACGCTGGTTGATGTCGGCCTCGGCTACCTGCACCTGGGCCAGTCGTCGACGACGCTCTCCGGCGGCGAGGCGCAGCGCATCAAGCTGGCGCGCGAACTCTCCCGGCGGCAGACGGGCAAGACGCTCTACATTCTGGACGAGCCCACCACCGGGCTGCACTTCGACGACATCCGCAAGCTGCTTGACGTGCTCAATCAGCTTGTCGATCTCGGCAACACCGTGCTCGTCATCGAGCACCAGCTGGACGTGATCAAATCCGCCGACTGGATCATCGATCTTGGCCCCGAAGGCGGCGAGCGCGGGGGCACGGTGGTGGCCGCGGGGCCGCCCGAACACATCCTCCGCTTCCGCCGCAGCCATACCGCCCGCGCGCTTGAAAAAGTGCTCAAAAACGGCAAAGCTGGATAG